One genomic segment of Streptomyces sp. TLI_146 includes these proteins:
- a CDS encoding APC family permease, translated as MTATTPPPPSPSPARAGADADDAALAELGYKPGLKRTLGNFHTFAAGISYISILTGTFQMFYFGVSLGGPAYWWSWPLVFVGQLMVALCFCELAARYPVAGSVYNWAKNLGGPHVGWLAGWMMTLASMVSLAAVALALQLTLPQISSWFQFVGDGSGKYDAAANAVVLACGLILFTTLVNAFGVKLMARINTAGVFIELVAAVILVILLAAHITRGPSAIVETHGIGAGQNLGYFGAFLTASLASAYVMYGFDTASSLGEEAVDPSRNAPRAILRALIASFVIGGLILLCALLATPDLSAPELSVDGLQYVVLSTLGDTMGQALLWCVVIAVVVCELAVHTAGIRLMFAMARDNNLPAGSRLARISPRFQTPIAPAVVCGLVAIGILLVNIKQPQIFSVVTSIAIIMIYVAYLLVTMPMLVRRLRGTWQPAPGRFSLGRFGLPVNIIAVLWGLGMTVNLLWPRAAVYNAAAPYHWYLRWGGVLFVGAVTVGGFAYYWFVQRHRTGVLADHAAEKQDTDPTTTPGTTAAATG; from the coding sequence ATGACCGCCACCACACCCCCGCCCCCCTCTCCCTCCCCAGCCCGGGCGGGCGCCGACGCCGATGACGCCGCGCTCGCCGAACTCGGGTACAAGCCGGGGCTCAAGCGCACCCTCGGCAACTTCCACACCTTCGCCGCCGGGATCAGCTACATCTCGATCCTGACCGGCACGTTCCAGATGTTCTACTTCGGCGTCAGCCTCGGCGGCCCGGCCTACTGGTGGTCGTGGCCCCTGGTCTTCGTCGGCCAGCTGATGGTCGCGCTCTGCTTCTGCGAGCTGGCCGCCCGCTACCCGGTCGCCGGATCGGTCTACAACTGGGCCAAGAACCTGGGCGGTCCGCACGTCGGCTGGCTGGCCGGCTGGATGATGACGCTGGCGAGCATGGTCTCGCTGGCCGCCGTCGCCCTGGCGCTCCAGCTGACGCTCCCCCAGATCTCCTCGTGGTTCCAGTTCGTGGGCGACGGCAGCGGGAAGTACGACGCGGCCGCCAACGCCGTCGTGCTCGCCTGCGGCCTGATCCTCTTCACCACCCTGGTCAACGCGTTCGGCGTCAAGCTGATGGCCCGGATCAACACGGCCGGCGTCTTCATCGAGCTGGTCGCCGCCGTGATCCTGGTGATCCTGCTGGCCGCGCACATCACCCGCGGCCCCAGCGCCATCGTGGAGACCCACGGCATCGGCGCCGGCCAGAACCTGGGCTACTTCGGCGCGTTCCTCACCGCCTCGCTCGCCTCCGCGTACGTCATGTACGGCTTCGACACCGCGTCCTCGCTCGGCGAGGAGGCGGTCGACCCGAGCCGCAACGCGCCGCGCGCGATCCTGCGGGCCCTGATCGCCTCGTTCGTCATCGGCGGCCTCATCCTGCTGTGCGCGCTGCTCGCCACGCCGGACCTGAGCGCGCCCGAACTCTCCGTGGACGGACTCCAGTACGTGGTCCTGAGCACGCTCGGCGACACCATGGGCCAAGCGCTGCTGTGGTGCGTGGTGATCGCGGTCGTGGTCTGCGAGCTCGCCGTGCACACCGCGGGCATCCGGCTGATGTTCGCCATGGCCCGGGACAACAACCTGCCCGCGGGCAGCCGGCTCGCCAGGATCAGCCCGCGCTTCCAGACCCCGATCGCGCCCGCCGTGGTCTGCGGGCTCGTCGCCATCGGCATCCTGCTGGTCAACATCAAGCAGCCGCAGATCTTCTCGGTCGTCACCAGCATCGCGATCATCATGATCTACGTGGCGTATCTGCTGGTCACGATGCCCATGCTGGTCCGCAGGCTGCGCGGCACCTGGCAGCCCGCGCCCGGGCGCTTCTCGCTCGGCCGCTTCGGCCTCCCCGTGAACATCATCGCGGTGCTGTGGGGCCTGGGCATGACCGTCAACCTGCTGTGGCCGCGCGCCGCCGTCTACAACGCGGCGGCCCCGTACCACTGGTACCTGCGCTGGGGCGGTGTGCTGTTCGTCGGCGCCGTCACCGTGGGCGGCTTCGCCTACTACTGGTTCGTCCAGCGCCACCGCACCGGCGTCCTCGCGGACCACGCCGCCGAGAAGCAGGACACCGACCCCACCACCACCCCCGGCACCACCGCCGCCGCCACCGGCTGA
- a CDS encoding GMC family oxidoreductase, translating to MNEANTGTHPDEFDYVVVGGGTAGNVVAARLSEDPSVTVCVLEAGPSDVGDDNVLRLERWMALLDSGYDWDYPVEPQERGNSMMRHARAKVLGGCSSHNSCIAFWAPAEDLDGWAAEGCTGWGAEDVFPLYKRLENNDAPGDHHGRSGPVKLRTIKGEDPCGSALLDACAQNGIPTTPFNTGRTVIRGANWFQINSDENNIRQSSSVAYLHPIIGKRPNLTVRTGIRAKRLVIGEDKRCTGVEYLDPDLVHTRTVSARREVVVSCGSIDTPKLLMLSGIGPADHLREVGVETLVHSPGVGENLQDHPEGVIMWDAKRPMPTRSNQWWEIGIFADTEPGLDRPDLMFHYGSVPFDMNTARHGYPTSENAFCLTPNVTHAKSRGTVRLRTRDYRDKPMVDPRYFTHEHDVRVMTYGLRLAREIAAQPALADWAGAELAPGPDVRTDDELFEYIRTTHNTVYHPACTVKMGADDDAMAPLDARLRVKGIRGLRVADGSVMPELVTVNPCITTMMIGEKCADMMKADARV from the coding sequence ATGAACGAGGCCAACACCGGTACGCACCCGGACGAGTTCGACTACGTCGTCGTCGGCGGCGGCACCGCGGGCAACGTTGTCGCGGCCCGGCTCAGCGAGGACCCCTCGGTGACCGTGTGCGTCCTGGAAGCGGGCCCCTCGGACGTCGGCGACGACAACGTGCTGCGCCTGGAGCGCTGGATGGCGCTGCTCGACTCGGGCTACGACTGGGACTACCCGGTCGAGCCGCAGGAGCGCGGCAACAGCATGATGCGCCACGCGCGCGCCAAGGTGCTCGGCGGCTGCTCCTCGCACAACTCCTGCATAGCCTTCTGGGCGCCGGCCGAGGACCTGGACGGCTGGGCGGCCGAGGGCTGTACGGGCTGGGGCGCCGAGGACGTGTTCCCGCTGTACAAGCGCCTGGAGAACAACGACGCGCCCGGCGACCACCACGGCCGCAGCGGCCCGGTGAAGCTGCGCACCATCAAGGGCGAGGACCCCTGCGGCAGCGCGCTGCTCGACGCGTGCGCCCAGAACGGCATCCCCACCACGCCCTTCAACACCGGCCGTACGGTGATCAGAGGCGCCAACTGGTTCCAGATCAACTCGGACGAGAACAACATCCGCCAGTCGTCCTCGGTCGCGTATCTGCACCCGATCATCGGCAAGCGGCCCAATCTGACCGTACGGACCGGGATCCGCGCCAAGCGGCTGGTGATCGGCGAGGACAAGCGCTGCACCGGCGTCGAGTACCTGGACCCGGATCTGGTCCACACCCGTACCGTCTCCGCGCGGCGCGAGGTCGTCGTCAGCTGCGGCTCGATCGACACGCCCAAGCTGCTGATGCTCTCCGGGATCGGTCCCGCCGACCATCTGCGCGAGGTGGGGGTGGAGACGCTGGTGCACTCCCCCGGCGTCGGCGAGAACCTGCAGGACCACCCCGAGGGCGTCATCATGTGGGACGCCAAGCGGCCGATGCCGACCCGCTCCAACCAGTGGTGGGAGATCGGGATCTTCGCGGACACCGAGCCGGGCCTGGACCGGCCGGACCTGATGTTCCACTACGGCTCGGTGCCGTTCGACATGAACACCGCCCGGCACGGCTACCCGACCAGCGAGAACGCGTTCTGTCTGACGCCCAACGTCACCCACGCCAAGTCGCGCGGCACGGTCCGGCTGCGCACCCGCGACTACCGCGACAAGCCGATGGTCGACCCGCGCTACTTCACTCATGAGCACGACGTACGGGTGATGACGTACGGGCTGCGGCTCGCCCGGGAGATCGCCGCGCAGCCCGCGCTCGCGGACTGGGCGGGCGCGGAGCTGGCGCCCGGGCCCGACGTCCGTACCGACGACGAGCTGTTCGAGTACATCCGCACCACGCACAACACGGTCTACCACCCGGCGTGCACGGTGAAGATGGGCGCCGACGACGACGCGATGGCCCCGCTCGACGCCCGGCTGCGGGTCAAGGGCATCCGCGGGCTGCGCGTCGCCGACGGCTCGGTGATGCCGGAGCTGGTCACCGTCAACCCGTGCATCACGACGATGATGATCGGCGAGAAGTGCGCGGACATGATGAAGGCGGACGCGCGCGTCTGA
- a CDS encoding GntR family transcriptional regulator → MGTTESEVGGLAEDRPLLGRTSTAERVADILRGRVAEGYFRPGERLAEDAIGKALGVSRNTLREAFRLLTHERLLVHELNRGVFVRILAVEDVEDIYRTRRLVECAVVQGLGGPPYALETLDAAVADGERAARRHDWKGVATANIHFHRELVGLAGSARTDELMRGVLAELRLAFHVVDDPKRLHQPYLIRNREILEALRAGERNGAVRLLADYLDDSRSQLVEAYAGLVAAGD, encoded by the coding sequence CCGAGGTCGGCGGGCTGGCTGAGGACCGTCCGCTGCTCGGCCGCACCAGTACGGCCGAGCGGGTCGCGGACATCCTGCGCGGCCGCGTCGCCGAGGGCTACTTCCGGCCGGGGGAGCGCCTCGCGGAGGACGCCATCGGCAAGGCGCTCGGGGTCTCGCGCAACACCCTGCGCGAGGCGTTCCGGCTGCTGACCCACGAGCGGCTGCTGGTCCACGAGCTCAACCGCGGGGTGTTCGTACGGATCCTGGCGGTCGAGGACGTCGAGGACATCTACCGGACCAGACGCCTGGTCGAGTGCGCCGTCGTCCAGGGCCTCGGCGGGCCCCCGTACGCCCTTGAGACCCTGGACGCGGCCGTCGCGGACGGGGAGCGGGCGGCCCGGCGCCACGACTGGAAGGGCGTCGCCACCGCCAACATCCACTTCCACCGGGAGCTCGTGGGCCTCGCGGGCAGCGCGCGCACGGACGAGCTGATGCGCGGCGTCCTGGCCGAACTGCGGCTCGCCTTCCATGTGGTGGACGACCCGAAACGGCTCCATCAGCCCTATCTCATACGGAATCGGGAGATTCTGGAAGCTCTGCGGGCGGGCGAGCGGAACGGGGCGGTCCGGCTGCTCGCCGACTATCTCGACGACTCCCGCAGTCAGTTGGTGGAGGCGTACGCGGGGCTCGTGGCGGCCGGGGACTAG